The DNA window TCCTGTAACTCCGGCGGCAATACCCAAAAGTAACCTATGGCCGTGAGCTCTGTTGCGCCTGCGGTGGCAACGGGAAATAACCTTGTTTGGCAAAAACGCTCAGGTTCGGGCGCAGCACGCGGACGTCAATGGTGCGGAAAGCGCTCGATTTTGTCGCCTGGGTCGTATATCCCAGCGTGTACTGATTGCGTGCCGCGTCCGCGATTTTGGAATAGGCCTGTTCTATGCCCTGGCGGTCGAATTCCGCGATCATGTCGCCCCCGGTATCAGCAGCATAACGGGGTAGTATGTTTCCGGTCCCAAAGCCCGGAATACGTACGCGGTTGGCTTTGTCGTAAATCGGGATTGCGGCGGTATCCACGCCCACGCCGTACACACTGATGCCATTGGCCAGCAGGACTCTCCTCACCTCATCGTATCCGGCAGTGCTGCCCAGCTCGCGCCCGTCGCTAACGACAAAGATAATGCGCCGGCGAGTCTTATCGCGTTTGCTCAGGTCCTGGGCCGCTCTTAAAATCGCGTCATTCAGCACATAAAATTCGCGCGGTGGTGTTTGCACGTCGCCCGCCCTGCCGCCGTTGGCATTGGGATCGCTCACCGGATGGCCATTGATGCTCGGTCCGCCACCGAAAGGCCCGCCCGTAATGGGTGGACCGCCCTGCCGTCCGGGACGCTTGATGCGATTCACGCTGGCAGTGGAGACACTGGAAGCGCCGGAAAAGCCCGAAACCTGTTGCACGGTGTGGCCGTAGCGATAGAGCGCGACCTCATCCACTTCACTGAAAGCGCCAATAAGCGCCGGCAGCGATTCATTGACTTTTTTCATGGTTACGGAGGGCAAATCCGTGGCCACAACTACGGCCGCTGAAAGCGGGAATGCGTCCGCGGTAAAAAACTTAAGCTGTTGCAGCACCCCGTCTTCATAAACCCTGAAGTCATTGGAAGTAAGCCCTGGGACCAGGCTGCCGGAACGGTTTTTAACCCGTACGGGAATCTGCACAAAGTTTACAGCTACGCTCATCTTGTACAGGTCGTCACGGCCACTTGCCAATTGACCCTGGCCCGGCGCGGGACGCTCAGCTGGCGTTGGAGTCGGCGCGGCTTCGGGCTGCTCAGGAGGATGCGTGTTGATCGGCGCCGGAGGGGCATTTTCCGGGAATTGCCCCGATTGCTGGGTCTTGGGCTGGGGCGCGTCTGGGACGTTCTGAGGAGACTGTTGCGCCTCCTTTGGCTTGGGGCCATCGGGAAGGGTCTGTTGACTTAGAACAGGCAAAGTTGCCACCGCTAGGGCGCAAATCAGCCCTTTCTTCCCAAGGGTCAACCTAAGCATCAGCTCCTCCTACCACTTAGAACGTTTTTGGGCCCGGAATGTTGCGGCTTTTCCAGCAGGAATGTCTCTCAAACCCATTGTAAGGCTTTAGGGGCTTTTCTGAGGCAACTCGGCTGCATCTAATACAATAGATCACAACACATTTCATTAGAAAGGCTGTGCCCAAAGGCCTTTATGCGGACTTTATTTCTCGTCTTCGCGATCGCTTTTATTCCCCTGTCGATTTTTGCTCAGCAGGAAGCTGCTCCCCCTTCCGTGCAGCAAAATACCGGTAAGAACCAGGTCCAAAATCAAGATAAGGATCAGGTTCCCGACAAAGACCAGGGCAAGATTCCGGTGTTCCGCAAGAACGTGACCGTGGTCAACGTTTTGTTTACGGTAAAAGACAAACACGGCGCTTTGATCCCTAACCTCAGCAAGGACCATTTTGACCTGTTCGAAGACGGCAAGCCGCAGACAATCAAATACTTTTCTAATGAGAGCGACCTGCCAATCACGCTGGGGCTGCTGATTGACAGCAGCAAGAGCATGGAACGAACGTTGCCGGAGGAAAAGGTTGTGGCCGCCGGATTTCTGCAAAAAGTGCTCACCAGCAAAGATCTGGCTTTTGTGATCAGCTTTGACATCACCGTGGACCTGCTCCAGGACCTTACCGGCGACATGCATTCTTTGCGCAGGGGGCTGGATAAGGCACGTATCAATACCAATACGGCAGGCATGGCGCCGATGGGAAATCCCGGCCCTGTGCCTACGGCAAGCGGCAGCAATAAAGGCACACTGCTGTTTGACGCTGTGTATTTGGCCGCCGATGAGGTCTTGAGCCGTCAGGTCGGACGCAAAGCCATGATCATCCTTACTGATGGCGACGACGTGGGCAGCAAGTTGCGGCTAAAGGATTCAATTGAAGCCGCCCAAAGGGCGGACACTGTGGCTTACGTGCTGCTGATCACGGATCCTATGTATCCTTCGAATTACGGCGATATGAGCAAACTCACGGAGCAGACTGGCGGCCGCCTCATCTCGGTGAGCCGTCCGGACAAGCTGGACAAAGCGTTTGCAGAAATTGCCGCTGAACTGCGCAGCCAGTACCTGCTCGGCTTTAGTTCCACGAATCCAGTGAATGACGGTAAATTCCGCCGGCTGGAGGTCAAATCGAAAGACGGATACAAGATCCAGGCGCGTAAAGGTTACTATCCACCGAATGACGCGGCGGCAAGCCGGTAAGCTACCGCGGATTTTTTGCGATCTTCGCGGATAAAGGGGTTAAACGCCTGAATTATTGCTTAGGGACGTAATATCCTTTTTTCGCCCGAACTTTATATTTCTTGCTGTCCGTCATGATCTGGATTGGCCGGAACTGGCCATTGGCCACAAACTGATCTGGGCGATAAGAGATCATGTACTGGCTGCGCAACTCTTCCTGGATATCAGAAAAAGCTGCAACCACATCGTCTAGCTTTACAGGAAAAAAAGCGCGGCCTCCCGTGGCATCTGCCAGCTTCCTCAAATCGTCATCGCCTTTTGTGTGTCTTTCCACCAGGGACGTGCTGATCGTATAGACGATAACTTCCGCGCGTTGGGCCATGTCAATCGCTTCATCGCGATACACGCGGCTCAGGTTGTCCTCGCCGTCTGAGATCAAAATAATGGCCCGGCGCACCGCTCCAGTGGATGGCTCTTTCATGAGCTTGTCGCGGCAGGCGAAATAGATTGAGTCCCACATCGCTGTTCCACCGCCAGCCTTGATGACCTTTACGCCGGTGCGGAGCTTATCAACGTCCCCGGTAAAATCCTGCGTTACGTCCCAGGTTTCATCAAAAGCCAGCACAAAAGCCTTATCAGCCTTGGGGCGGACAATTTCGTATAGAAATTCCGAGGCGGCGTCCTTTTCAAACTGGAAGCGGTCGCGAATCGAGTTGCTGGCGTCAATCAGCAGGCCCACGTGCAAAGGCAAGTCCGTTTGCGCGGCAAAGTTCATCATCTGTCGCGGCGGCAGCTTGTTGTCCAGGACCCTGAATTGGTTCTGCTTCAGGTCGCGCACGAATTTGCCGTCCTTATCCACGACTGTGAAAACCACGTTGACTTCGTCGGTTCGCACGCGGACGGTGGGGATTTGCCCATTCTTAGAGTCGGTTTTTGTATCGTCCGGCTGCTGCTGGCTGCCAGCCGATGGCGACGGAGTGGGGGCAGGAATCGGTTGCTGCGCCATGGCTAAA is part of the Terriglobia bacterium genome and encodes:
- a CDS encoding VWA domain-containing protein, whose amino-acid sequence is MTLKKYLFVFIAMCIASTLAMAQQPIPAPTPSPSAGSQQQPDDTKTDSKNGQIPTVRVRTDEVNVVFTVVDKDGKFVRDLKQNQFRVLDNKLPPRQMMNFAAQTDLPLHVGLLIDASNSIRDRFQFEKDAASEFLYEIVRPKADKAFVLAFDETWDVTQDFTGDVDKLRTGVKVIKAGGGTAMWDSIYFACRDKLMKEPSTGAVRRAIILISDGEDNLSRVYRDEAIDMAQRAEVIVYTISTSLVERHTKGDDDLRKLADATGGRAFFPVKLDDVVAAFSDIQEELRSQYMISYRPDQFVANGQFRPIQIMTDSKKYKVRAKKGYYVPKQ
- a CDS encoding VWA domain-containing protein, with protein sequence MRTLFLVFAIAFIPLSIFAQQEAAPPSVQQNTGKNQVQNQDKDQVPDKDQGKIPVFRKNVTVVNVLFTVKDKHGALIPNLSKDHFDLFEDGKPQTIKYFSNESDLPITLGLLIDSSKSMERTLPEEKVVAAGFLQKVLTSKDLAFVISFDITVDLLQDLTGDMHSLRRGLDKARINTNTAGMAPMGNPGPVPTASGSNKGTLLFDAVYLAADEVLSRQVGRKAMIILTDGDDVGSKLRLKDSIEAAQRADTVAYVLLITDPMYPSNYGDMSKLTEQTGGRLISVSRPDKLDKAFAEIAAELRSQYLLGFSSTNPVNDGKFRRLEVKSKDGYKIQARKGYYPPNDAAASR
- a CDS encoding VWA domain-containing protein, translated to MLRLTLGKKGLICALAVATLPVLSQQTLPDGPKPKEAQQSPQNVPDAPQPKTQQSGQFPENAPPAPINTHPPEQPEAAPTPTPAERPAPGQGQLASGRDDLYKMSVAVNFVQIPVRVKNRSGSLVPGLTSNDFRVYEDGVLQQLKFFTADAFPLSAAVVVATDLPSVTMKKVNESLPALIGAFSEVDEVALYRYGHTVQQVSGFSGASSVSTASVNRIKRPGRQGGPPITGGPFGGGPSINGHPVSDPNANGGRAGDVQTPPREFYVLNDAILRAAQDLSKRDKTRRRIIFVVSDGRELGSTAGYDEVRRVLLANGISVYGVGVDTAAIPIYDKANRVRIPGFGTGNILPRYAADTGGDMIAEFDRQGIEQAYSKIADAARNQYTLGYTTQATKSSAFRTIDVRVLRPNLSVFAKQGYFPLPPQAQQSSRP